One part of the Nitrospirota bacterium genome encodes these proteins:
- a CDS encoding transposase produces MPRANRHYIPGYVWHITHRCHKKEFLLKFAKDRRRWLQWLFEARKRYGLSVLNYTVTSNHIHLLVRDNGNRDVIPASIQLIAGRTAQEFNLRKDRSGAYWEDRYHATGVETGQHLVRCLVYMDLNMVRAGMVKPPSEWPHGGYNEIQAPPQRYAIIDRDALKELLGLESLTELASARRGWIDQALKTGGLRREERWTQSIAVGSEAFVFATQAKLGIRGHGREVIGSDGSYELRESPVLYTVNLGHENEVLRPQNSYFWNDTA; encoded by the coding sequence ATGCCGCGAGCAAATCGACATTACATCCCCGGGTATGTCTGGCACATTACCCATCGTTGCCACAAGAAGGAGTTCCTCCTCAAATTCGCCAAGGACCGTCGGCGTTGGCTGCAGTGGCTCTTTGAAGCGAGGAAGCGCTACGGCTTGAGCGTGCTAAATTATACGGTAACGTCGAACCATATCCATCTGTTGGTGCGCGACAATGGCAATCGAGATGTCATCCCTGCTTCCATACAGCTCATTGCTGGCCGAACGGCTCAGGAGTTCAATCTCCGGAAGGACCGCAGCGGCGCATACTGGGAAGACCGGTATCATGCGACAGGAGTTGAAACGGGCCAGCATCTTGTCCGCTGCCTGGTGTACATGGATTTGAACATGGTTCGCGCCGGCATGGTGAAGCCTCCCTCGGAATGGCCCCATGGCGGATACAACGAGATACAGGCACCGCCGCAGCGATATGCCATTATCGACCGTGATGCACTGAAAGAACTCCTGGGTCTCGAATCCCTGACTGAGCTTGCCTCAGCTCGCCGGGGTTGGATCGATCAAGCGCTCAAAACCGGGGGGCTTCGCCGAGAAGAAAGATGGACACAGAGCATTGCGGTGGGTAGCGAGGCTTTCGTTTTCGCAACGCAGGCGAAGCTCGGGATAAGGGGGCATGGTCGTGAGGTGATTGGCTCGGATGGCTCCTATGAGCTGAGAGAATCGCCCGTGCTTTATACGGTCAATTTAGGCCATGAAAATGAAGTTCTAAGGCCTCAAAACAGCTATTTTTGGAACGATACGGCTTGA
- a CDS encoding DUF1801 domain-containing protein: MNSSKRIDQLIAKLTDWRGKTFAGIRKSILEADREIIEEWKWMGSPVWSHDGIIAVANAHKEKVKLTFAHGASLPDPDKLFNAGLEGNARRGIDFFEGDKINEHALKNLVRAAADCNRAKLKKKAPPGTRAKVHKSKKT, translated from the coding sequence ATGAATTCATCGAAACGTATTGACCAGCTGATCGCAAAACTCACAGACTGGCGTGGCAAAACGTTCGCCGGCATCCGCAAGAGCATCCTTGAGGCCGACCGGGAGATCATCGAGGAATGGAAGTGGATGGGAAGCCCAGTGTGGTCTCACGACGGAATAATCGCGGTCGCCAACGCCCACAAAGAGAAGGTGAAGCTTACCTTTGCCCACGGGGCTAGCCTCCCAGATCCTGACAAGCTCTTCAACGCGGGCCTTGAAGGCAACGCGAGACGAGGGATCGATTTTTTCGAGGGCGATAAGATTAATGAGCATGCTCTCAAAAATCTCGTCCGTGCCGCTGCTGATTGCAATCGTGCCAAATTGAAGAAGAAAGCGCCTCCGGGTACTCGAGCGAAAGTACACAAAAGTAAAAAGACATGA
- a CDS encoding type II toxin-antitoxin system RelE/ParE family toxin, with amino-acid sequence MLEIRKTDIYAKWLDGLRDIKARARVLARVERLAAGNPGDVKPIGEGVSEMRIDYGPGYRVYYTMRGRTLIILLAGGDKRTQTTDIKTAMRLARNL; translated from the coding sequence ATGCTCGAAATCCGCAAAACTGACATCTATGCTAAATGGTTGGACGGCCTGCGCGACATAAAAGCACGTGCACGCGTCTTGGCACGTGTCGAACGCCTGGCTGCCGGTAATCCGGGAGATGTAAAGCCGATTGGCGAAGGCGTCTCGGAAATGCGGATCGACTATGGCCCCGGATATAGAGTGTATTACACAATGCGGGGACGAACATTGATTATTCTATTGGCCGGTGGTGATAAGCGAACTCAGACCACTGATATAAAGACAGCAATGCGTTTGGCGCGCAATTTGTAG
- a CDS encoding addiction module antidote protein — translation MSKTKAKTKTTRYDVAEHLRNPEEMAAYLEACFEEANGDAAFIAKALGDIARAKGMAQVARDAGLSRESLYKALSGERSPGFDTILKVMDALGLKLHAETSHG, via the coding sequence ATGAGCAAGACCAAAGCTAAAACCAAAACGACTCGCTATGACGTTGCAGAGCATCTTCGTAACCCTGAAGAAATGGCCGCTTATCTTGAGGCATGTTTTGAGGAGGCCAACGGCGATGCGGCCTTCATCGCCAAGGCGCTGGGCGACATCGCCCGAGCAAAGGGTATGGCGCAGGTCGCGCGCGATGCAGGTTTGTCCCGCGAGAGTCTTTATAAAGCGCTTTCTGGCGAGCGCAGTCCTGGTTTCGACACCATCCTCAAGGTCATGGATGCTCTCGGCTTGAAACTTCATGCCGAAACGTCTCACGGCTAA
- a CDS encoding NAD(P)H-dependent glycerol-3-phosphate dehydrogenase, giving the protein MTEKIGVIGAGAWGTALSMLLADKGHEVTLWMYEKDLAEETQRTRENRVYLPGFTLPSSVTVASSMETAARDKSLILSVAPSHTVRAVTKQMVPFLRSDTIIVSASKGIEIETLMPLSEVFRDVLPKGFHNRLCFLSGPSFAREVAQKYPTAVALACYDPETGKRVQEVFSSGTFRVYTNPDVIGVELAGSLKNVVAIAAGVLEGMGYGYNTMAALLTRGLAEMARLGIAMGASLQTFSGLAGMGDLVLTCTGGLSRNRTLGSRLGRGEKLDNIMSGLKTVAEGVKTARAARDLAKKHSVPMPIVDEVYQLLYEGKDPKQAVKDLMNRELKGE; this is encoded by the coding sequence ATGACTGAGAAAATCGGTGTCATCGGCGCTGGCGCGTGGGGCACGGCACTTTCCATGCTGCTGGCGGACAAGGGGCATGAGGTCACCCTCTGGATGTACGAGAAGGACCTTGCCGAGGAGACGCAGCGCACGCGCGAGAACAGGGTCTATCTCCCGGGGTTCACGCTGCCCTCCTCCGTCACCGTTGCCTCGTCCATGGAGACCGCTGCTCGGGACAAATCTCTCATCCTTTCCGTGGCCCCTTCGCACACCGTGCGCGCGGTAACGAAGCAGATGGTCCCTTTCCTCAGGAGCGATACCATCATCGTGAGCGCCTCGAAGGGCATCGAGATCGAGACCCTCATGCCGCTCTCGGAAGTGTTCAGGGACGTGCTGCCAAAAGGGTTCCATAACCGGCTCTGCTTCCTGTCCGGCCCGAGCTTCGCCAGGGAAGTGGCCCAGAAATACCCGACCGCTGTCGCCCTGGCCTGCTACGACCCGGAAACCGGGAAACGGGTCCAGGAGGTCTTCAGCAGCGGCACCTTCCGCGTGTATACCAATCCCGACGTGATCGGCGTGGAGCTGGCCGGTTCGCTCAAGAACGTGGTGGCCATCGCCGCCGGCGTGCTCGAGGGAATGGGCTACGGATACAACACGATGGCGGCCCTGCTCACGCGCGGGCTGGCCGAGATGGCGCGGCTCGGCATTGCCATGGGCGCGAGCCTCCAGACCTTTTCCGGCCTTGCCGGCATGGGCGACCTGGTGCTCACCTGCACGGGAGGCCTCTCCCGGAACCGGACGCTCGGTTCTCGCCTGGGCCGGGGCGAGAAATTGGACAACATCATGAGCGGCCTGAAGACCGTGGCCGAAGGGGTCAAGACCGCCCGGGCTGCCCGCGACCTCGCAAAGAAGCACTCGGTGCCCATGCCGATCGTGGACGAGGTCTATCAGCTCCTGTATGAGGGCAAGGACCCGAAGCAGGCCGTAAAGGACCTGATGAACCGCGAGCTCAAGGGAGAATGA
- a CDS encoding tetratricopeptide repeat protein, translated as MRNATVILFTGLLLMPASLGNGVALAEIKVIDADYTYALGDNDSKVNARRVATQEAQRKALELAGTYVESLTVVRNYELSKDEVKAYTAGIVQTQVVADETRGTVDHLEVYIKARCAIDTDAVAKAIDRYRENEDLKEQLTASAQESNDLRKERDTLVKQLAAEKDRTKASETRKKLDTVLSQEEANNDTRTVWINIGPKLMEADQGGSVVPQADLDKSSVILQQAIAANPRNQQARILLASIQERNGNFEAAERELRAAIELSPSNPVTHMRLAVLLRTRGRNEEALKELHFVERLRPRNPMMLFHTGMTLTDMRRCGQGVHYLHRFLKEQRSHQFPKKRELALEAISECGDARRMRRNRQPGDVS; from the coding sequence ATGCGGAATGCGACCGTGATCCTGTTCACCGGCCTTTTGCTGATGCCCGCTTCCCTGGGGAACGGTGTTGCTCTTGCCGAGATCAAGGTAATTGATGCCGACTATACCTACGCGCTGGGTGACAACGACAGCAAGGTCAATGCGCGCCGGGTCGCAACACAGGAGGCGCAGCGCAAGGCGCTCGAGCTTGCCGGGACGTACGTGGAGAGCCTCACCGTGGTCAGGAACTACGAGCTCTCGAAAGACGAGGTGAAGGCGTATACCGCGGGCATCGTACAGACGCAGGTCGTCGCCGACGAAACGCGGGGGACCGTGGACCACCTTGAGGTCTACATCAAGGCGCGGTGCGCCATCGATACCGATGCGGTCGCAAAGGCTATCGACCGCTACCGGGAGAACGAGGACCTGAAGGAGCAGCTCACCGCCTCCGCTCAGGAAAGCAATGATCTCAGGAAAGAGCGCGACACGCTCGTGAAACAGCTTGCCGCGGAGAAGGACAGGACGAAGGCCTCAGAGACCCGGAAGAAGCTTGACACGGTCCTTTCCCAGGAGGAAGCCAACAACGACACCAGGACCGTCTGGATCAATATCGGTCCTAAACTCATGGAGGCCGACCAGGGCGGCAGCGTGGTCCCGCAGGCTGACCTCGACAAGTCCTCCGTCATCCTGCAGCAGGCCATTGCCGCGAATCCCCGGAATCAGCAGGCACGCATCCTTCTCGCGTCCATCCAGGAAAGAAATGGGAACTTTGAGGCCGCCGAGCGGGAGCTCCGGGCGGCAATCGAGCTCTCCCCTTCGAACCCGGTTACTCATATGAGACTGGCAGTACTGCTCAGAACGCGCGGCCGGAACGAAGAGGCCTTGAAGGAACTTCATTTTGTGGAGCGGCTCAGGCCGCGCAACCCGATGATGCTTTTCCATACGGGCATGACGCTCACGGATATGAGGCGGTGCGGCCAAGGCGTCCATTATCTCCATCGGTTCCTCAAGGAGCAGCGGTCGCACCAGTTCCCGAAGAAGAGGGAACTCGCCCTGGAGGCGATCAGCGAATGCGGCGATGCGCGGCGCATGCGACGGAACCGGCAGCCCGGGGACGTCAGCTGA
- the larB gene encoding nickel pincer cofactor biosynthesis protein LarB: protein MNRIDLLKLLQSVRDGKVDVDRALTRLRHLPFEDVTYAHIDHHRQLRHGMPEVIYCEGKTLDQVAGIAKRMLKAGSEVLATRASESMYRAIRKLDRRAEYHPASRSIVVRDKKKKTTRGVILVLTAGTSDIPVAEEAAVTAGMLGSSVRTVYDVGVAGIHRVLSKREDLDAARVIVVVAGMDGALPSVVGGLVDKPVIAVPTSIGYGAGFQGLAPLLTMLNSCASGVAVMNIDNGFGAGVLAHRINLLGETT from the coding sequence ATGAACAGAATTGACCTCTTGAAACTCCTGCAAAGCGTACGCGACGGCAAAGTCGATGTCGACAGGGCCCTCACGCGCCTCCGCCACCTGCCCTTCGAGGACGTGACCTACGCCCATATCGACCATCACCGTCAACTGCGGCACGGCATGCCCGAGGTCATCTACTGCGAAGGAAAGACGCTCGATCAGGTCGCCGGCATCGCGAAGCGGATGCTCAAGGCGGGGAGCGAGGTCCTCGCAACCCGGGCGTCGGAAAGCATGTACCGGGCGATCAGAAAGCTAGACCGCCGCGCCGAATATCACCCGGCATCGCGCTCGATCGTCGTCAGGGACAAAAAGAAGAAAACGACGCGCGGCGTCATCCTCGTGCTGACCGCGGGAACCTCGGACATCCCCGTTGCGGAGGAGGCGGCGGTGACGGCGGGGATGCTCGGCAGCTCCGTCCGGACCGTGTATGACGTGGGCGTCGCAGGCATCCACCGGGTCCTGAGCAAGCGCGAGGACCTCGACGCTGCCCGCGTGATCGTCGTGGTCGCCGGCATGGACGGCGCCCTGCCCTCCGTGGTGGGAGGGCTCGTGGACAAGCCCGTCATCGCCGTGCCCACGAGCATCGGGTACGGCGCCGGGTTCCAGGGCCTTGCCCCCCTCCTGACCATGCTCAACTCCTGCGCCTCCGGCGTCGCGGTGATGAACATCGACAACGGCTTCGGCGCGGGCGTGCTGGCGCACCGGATAAACCTGCTCGGAGAAACAACATAA
- the larC gene encoding nickel pincer cofactor biosynthesis protein LarC — translation MTFAYFDCFSGISGDMVLGAVVDAGVAIEDLRADLEKLDLPGYEITSLKVTRAGIAATKVHVCLDQQEQPARHLEDIRKIIERSSLPAAVKRKSVAVFERLAEAEATVHGTTPDRVHFHEVGAVDAIVDIVGSVTGLDRLGIRRIQASAVNLGSGTIATVHGVLPVPAPATAELLRGVPAYGSSIPFELTTPTGAAILSTLCSSFGALPRMRIQRIAQGAGGKEVPGQPNVLRLIIGEPAAAYEEDSSIVIETNIDDMNPQIYEHLIETLMRQGAQDAYLTPVIMKKGRPAVLLSVLTAPANADGVVDTIFRETTSIGVRVQEVGRRKLTREIAEVETTHGKVRFKISRQGDEVLTATPEYEDCRRIAEEKDLPLKQVMEEAKNQYGNRISRRGAEDAENSNDRK, via the coding sequence ATGACCTTTGCCTACTTCGACTGCTTTTCCGGCATATCCGGCGACATGGTCCTCGGCGCGGTCGTGGACGCGGGCGTTGCGATCGAGGACCTGCGCGCTGATCTGGAAAAGCTTGACCTTCCGGGCTACGAGATCACCTCGCTCAAGGTGACCCGCGCGGGCATCGCTGCGACCAAGGTGCATGTATGCCTCGATCAGCAGGAGCAGCCCGCCCGTCATCTCGAAGACATCAGGAAGATCATAGAGCGGTCTTCCCTCCCGGCCGCGGTCAAGCGGAAGAGCGTCGCCGTCTTCGAACGCCTCGCCGAAGCGGAGGCCACGGTGCACGGCACCACGCCGGACCGCGTCCATTTCCACGAGGTCGGCGCAGTCGATGCGATCGTGGATATCGTCGGCTCCGTGACCGGGCTCGACCGGCTCGGGATCAGGCGGATCCAGGCATCTGCGGTCAACCTCGGCTCCGGCACGATCGCAACGGTCCATGGCGTCCTTCCGGTGCCCGCGCCCGCCACGGCCGAGCTCTTGAGGGGAGTCCCGGCGTACGGGTCCTCCATCCCTTTCGAGCTCACGACGCCGACGGGCGCGGCCATTCTGAGCACGCTCTGCTCGTCTTTCGGCGCACTGCCGCGAATGAGAATACAGCGCATCGCGCAGGGGGCCGGAGGCAAGGAAGTACCGGGCCAGCCCAACGTGCTCAGGCTGATCATCGGGGAGCCCGCCGCTGCATACGAGGAGGACTCGTCGATCGTGATCGAGACGAACATTGACGACATGAACCCCCAGATCTACGAGCATCTGATCGAGACGCTGATGCGACAGGGCGCGCAGGATGCTTACCTGACCCCGGTCATCATGAAAAAGGGCAGGCCGGCGGTCCTCCTGTCGGTCCTGACGGCCCCGGCCAATGCGGACGGCGTGGTTGACACGATCTTCCGCGAAACCACGAGCATCGGCGTCCGGGTCCAGGAAGTCGGCAGGAGGAAGCTGACCCGCGAGATCGCCGAGGTCGAGACAACGCACGGGAAAGTGCGCTTCAAGATCAGCAGGCAAGGCGATGAGGTCCTGACCGCAACGCCGGAGTACGAGGACTGCCGCAGGATCGCGGAGGAGAAGGATCTTCCGTTGAAGCAGGTGATGGAAGAAGCAAAGAACCAATACGGGAACCGGATTTCTCGCAGAGGCGCAGAGGACGCAGAGAACAGCAATGACAGAAAATGA
- a CDS encoding GxxExxY protein, with translation MTENDITGVVVDCCVKIHKLLGPGLLESVYEEILSHDLEKKGMRCERQVGIPVLYDGLKIDLGFRADMIVEDLVIIELKSVETIIPVHKKQLLTYLKITGKKLGLLINFNEELIRNGITRIANGF, from the coding sequence ATGACAGAAAATGACATTACCGGCGTTGTTGTTGACTGTTGTGTAAAGATACATAAGCTCCTGGGACCGGGACTGCTTGAATCAGTTTATGAGGAGATCCTGTCGCACGACCTCGAGAAAAAGGGGATGAGATGTGAGAGGCAAGTTGGGATCCCGGTCTTATATGATGGGTTAAAAATAGACCTCGGCTTTCGTGCCGATATGATTGTTGAAGATCTGGTAATCATTGAGTTGAAATCAGTAGAAACGATTATTCCCGTGCATAAGAAGCAGCTGTTGACCTATCTGAAAATAACGGGAAAGAAACTCGGACTCCTGATCAACTTTAATGAAGAGCTGATCAGGAACGGGATAACCCGGATTGCCAACGGCTTTTAA
- a CDS encoding NAD+ synthase, whose protein sequence is MRTIRISMAQINPTVGDLSGNRDKIIDSIGRARKLGADIVVFTELAVTGYPPEDLLLKPQFVKDNLRTLGEIAKATRGITAIVGFVDANDCLFDAAAVLHNGKLVHVYHKMLLPNYGVFDEYRYFRPGRRFPVIAVHGVNIGVNVCEDIWYADGPARIQALAGAEVIITINASPYHKGKGRERIAMLADRARENGVFVVYANAVGGQDELVFDGYSLIIDPKGRTLAAGKQFEEDLVTHDIRLPGPARSGADLTNSAIPVGQRDFIDSLVISSKAPGKKKALPPARRAKPFPLVEEVYRALVLGTRDYIEKTGFRQVVIGLSGGIDSSLVAAVAVTAVGKENVHGVFMPSPYSSPASLKDATILARNLGIPMLTIPIHQPFSAYLNTLRGAFARTKSDTTEENLQARTRGNILMALSNKFGWLVLTTGNKSEMSTGYATLYGDMAGGFAVIKDVPKTMVYEICRFINRSAGDTLIPRNVLVKAPTAELRPNQKDSDSLPEYDVLDPILKAYVEDDKEFDEMLNMGFDRKTVERVIRLVDSSEYKRRQAPPGVKITPRGLGKDRRFPITNRYKSY, encoded by the coding sequence ATGAGAACGATCCGCATATCCATGGCCCAGATCAACCCCACCGTCGGCGACCTCTCCGGCAACCGGGACAAGATCATCGACTCTATCGGCCGGGCACGAAAGCTCGGGGCAGATATCGTTGTTTTCACCGAGCTCGCGGTCACGGGCTATCCTCCGGAAGACCTCCTGTTGAAGCCGCAGTTCGTGAAGGACAACCTGCGCACGCTCGGGGAGATCGCGAAGGCAACGCGCGGCATCACCGCGATCGTGGGGTTCGTGGACGCCAATGATTGCCTCTTCGACGCTGCCGCGGTCCTGCACAACGGCAAGCTGGTCCACGTCTATCACAAGATGCTGCTTCCCAACTACGGCGTCTTCGATGAGTATCGCTATTTCAGGCCCGGCAGGCGGTTCCCGGTCATCGCCGTCCATGGCGTGAACATCGGCGTCAACGTCTGCGAGGACATCTGGTACGCCGACGGGCCGGCCCGGATCCAGGCGCTCGCGGGCGCCGAGGTCATCATCACCATCAATGCCTCGCCCTATCACAAGGGCAAGGGCAGGGAGCGGATCGCGATGCTCGCCGACCGTGCACGGGAAAACGGCGTCTTCGTAGTGTATGCCAATGCCGTGGGAGGCCAGGATGAGCTCGTGTTCGACGGATACAGCCTGATCATAGACCCGAAAGGCAGAACGCTGGCCGCGGGCAAGCAGTTCGAGGAAGACCTGGTCACCCATGATATACGGCTTCCGGGTCCGGCCCGTTCGGGGGCGGACCTCACCAACAGCGCGATCCCGGTCGGGCAGCGCGACTTTATCGATTCCCTGGTCATTTCGTCAAAAGCCCCGGGAAAGAAGAAAGCGCTCCCCCCCGCACGCCGGGCAAAGCCCTTTCCCCTGGTCGAGGAAGTGTACCGCGCGCTCGTGCTCGGCACCCGCGATTATATCGAGAAAACGGGGTTCAGGCAGGTGGTCATCGGCCTTTCGGGCGGCATCGATTCGTCCCTGGTGGCGGCGGTGGCCGTTACGGCCGTGGGCAAAGAGAACGTGCACGGCGTGTTCATGCCGTCCCCGTACAGCTCCCCGGCGAGCCTGAAGGACGCAACGATTCTCGCGCGCAACCTGGGCATCCCGATGCTCACCATCCCGATCCACCAGCCCTTCAGCGCCTATCTCAATACGCTGCGGGGCGCCTTCGCGAGGACAAAGTCCGACACGACCGAGGAGAACCTCCAGGCCAGGACACGAGGCAACATCCTGATGGCGCTCTCGAACAAGTTCGGGTGGCTCGTGCTCACCACCGGCAACAAGAGCGAGATGTCCACGGGCTATGCCACGCTCTACGGGGACATGGCGGGAGGCTTCGCCGTGATCAAGGACGTTCCGAAGACCATGGTCTACGAGATCTGCCGGTTCATCAACCGCTCTGCGGGCGATACGCTCATTCCCCGGAACGTTCTGGTCAAGGCCCCGACAGCCGAACTCAGGCCGAACCAGAAGGACAGCGACTCGCTGCCCGAATATGATGTTCTCGATCCGATCCTGAAGGCCTATGTGGAGGACGACAAGGAATTCGACGAAATGCTCAACATGGGCTTCGACCGGAAAACCGTCGAACGCGTGATCAGGCTGGTGGATTCCAGCGAATACAAGCGCCGCCAGGCGCCTCCCGGGGTCAAGATCACCCCGCGCGGCCTTGGGAAGGACCGCCGGTTCCCGATCACCAATCGGTATAAGAGCTATTAA
- the rsmI gene encoding 16S rRNA (cytidine(1402)-2'-O)-methyltransferase: MPTGTLYIVATPIGNLEDITLRAIRVLKEVDLIAAEDTRHTRHLLDRHHLSSQLTSYHDHNKEEKAPILVARLLEGKNIALVSDAGTPGISDPGHFLINLAIDQKVPVVPIPGATAAIAALSISGLPTDRFVFEGFLPSKQAARRKRLQELAAEPRTIIFYEAPHKIVRTVEDMLEAFGDRGAVMTRELTKIHEETTRGTLKVILERLHTGTLKGEFTVIVRGASAEPMTGDIDAAQYLRNLMLHRGLSRKEAVAAAAEELGLPKKEVYRHSLTLDRGSGEKENSE, from the coding sequence ATGCCAACAGGCACCCTCTACATAGTCGCCACCCCGATCGGCAACCTCGAGGACATCACCCTCCGGGCGATCCGGGTCCTGAAGGAAGTGGACCTCATCGCCGCTGAGGACACGCGTCATACGAGGCATCTCCTCGACCGGCATCACCTTTCGAGCCAGCTCACGAGCTACCATGATCATAACAAGGAGGAAAAGGCGCCCATCCTCGTCGCCCGGCTGCTGGAGGGCAAGAACATCGCCCTCGTATCCGATGCGGGCACGCCGGGCATCTCGGATCCCGGCCACTTCCTGATCAACCTCGCCATCGATCAGAAGGTCCCCGTGGTCCCCATCCCCGGCGCCACGGCCGCCATCGCCGCCCTTTCAATATCCGGCCTGCCCACGGACCGGTTCGTCTTCGAGGGGTTTCTCCCGTCCAAGCAGGCGGCGCGCAGAAAACGGCTCCAGGAGCTCGCAGCGGAACCGCGGACGATCATCTTCTACGAGGCCCCGCACAAGATCGTCAGGACTGTCGAAGACATGCTCGAAGCGTTCGGCGACCGGGGCGCGGTCATGACGCGGGAGTTGACCAAGATCCACGAGGAGACGACCCGGGGAACCCTCAAAGTGATCCTGGAACGGCTGCATACGGGAACCCTCAAGGGGGAGTTCACCGTCATCGTGCGCGGCGCTTCCGCCGAGCCGATGACCGGTGATATCGATGCGGCCCAATACCTCAGGAACCTCATGCTCCACCGGGGCTTGAGCAGGAAGGAAGCGGTCGCCGCGGCAGCGGAGGAACTCGGGCTGCCCAAAAAGGAAGTGTACCGGCACAGCTTGACCCTGGACAGGGGTAGTGGAGAAAAAGAGAATTCGGAATGA
- a CDS encoding ATP-binding protein, protein MKRPPLGYCSLQFMAAVKAWDSNMKQDPTTQARIAAAIQQLLAGDLPREINCSGSEGDEMKLCESMNGLIRAFAEARPYLLGLSEGRFEVDAPPGNFLVSQFKQLHANLRHLARQMQRITQGDLDQGVDFLGELSTSFNAMTASLRRKQTTEEALPESESTFRSLFETMTEGVALHEMVFDGHGAAVDYRIIAVNPAFETHTGLSAAMAGGALGSSLYGTLPPYLDEYAEVVRTGQPHAFETYFSPLRKHFHIKVFSHSKGKFVTVFEDITERKKREEERLKGRMLESIGYLAGGIAHDYNNLLTVILGNISLAKLRLRPDDKAYRQLDDAEKICEIASNLSNRLITFATGGDSFREVMPLSGVITDAIDSVMKGSSIRLDVYLPENLYDVAVDEGQMRQAVANLVSNAKEAMPRGGTLTVRGFNLGVSARDSVPLREGRYLLISFRDTGPGIPEDDLVKIFDPYYSTKTIYSNKGLGLGLAVSYSVIKKHDGLLTVESEVGKGTTFHIYLPAADKS, encoded by the coding sequence ATGAAACGCCCGCCTTTGGGCTATTGCAGCCTGCAGTTCATGGCGGCCGTCAAAGCATGGGACTCGAACATGAAGCAGGACCCGACAACTCAGGCCAGAATAGCCGCGGCGATCCAACAGCTGCTGGCAGGCGATCTCCCGAGGGAGATAAACTGCTCCGGCAGCGAAGGCGATGAGATGAAGCTCTGCGAAAGCATGAACGGCCTCATCAGGGCATTCGCCGAAGCCCGCCCCTATCTCCTGGGGCTTTCCGAGGGACGCTTCGAGGTCGACGCGCCTCCGGGCAACTTCCTCGTCTCGCAGTTCAAGCAGCTCCACGCGAACCTTCGACACCTTGCCCGGCAGATGCAGCGGATAACGCAGGGCGATCTGGATCAAGGGGTCGATTTTCTGGGCGAGCTCTCTACGTCCTTCAATGCCATGACCGCTTCGCTGAGGCGGAAACAAACGACCGAAGAGGCCCTGCCTGAGAGCGAGAGCACGTTTCGCTCGCTTTTCGAAACGATGACCGAAGGGGTCGCGCTGCATGAGATGGTCTTTGACGGTCACGGCGCAGCAGTGGATTACCGGATCATTGCGGTCAATCCGGCCTTTGAAACGCACACCGGTCTATCCGCCGCGATGGCAGGCGGCGCTCTCGGCAGTTCCCTGTACGGCACCCTGCCTCCCTACCTTGATGAATATGCCGAGGTCGTCAGGACAGGACAGCCCCACGCCTTCGAAACCTATTTCTCCCCCCTCCGGAAGCACTTCCACATCAAGGTCTTTTCTCATAGTAAGGGAAAGTTCGTGACCGTATTCGAAGACATCACCGAACGGAAAAAAAGGGAGGAGGAACGGCTGAAAGGCCGCATGCTCGAATCGATCGGTTATCTCGCCGGCGGCATTGCCCACGATTACAACAATCTCTTGACAGTCATCCTCGGAAACATCAGCCTGGCCAAATTGCGGCTGCGGCCGGACGACAAGGCCTATCGCCAGCTGGACGATGCGGAAAAGATCTGCGAAATAGCGAGTAATCTCAGCAATCGTCTGATCACCTTTGCCACGGGCGGAGATTCCTTCCGGGAGGTAATGCCCCTGTCGGGCGTGATCACCGATGCGATCGACAGCGTAATGAAGGGCTCCAGCATCCGGCTTGATGTCTACCTGCCCGAGAACCTCTATGACGTTGCCGTCGATGAGGGGCAAATGCGGCAGGCTGTCGCCAATCTGGTCAGCAATGCAAAAGAAGCAATGCCGCGGGGGGGTACGCTCACGGTCCGGGGATTCAATCTCGGCGTTTCGGCGCGGGACAGTGTTCCCCTGCGGGAAGGCAGGTACCTGCTGATATCGTTCCGTGATACGGGACCCGGGATCCCCGAGGACGATCTGGTGAAGATCTTCGACCCCTATTATTCAACCAAGACCATCTACAGTAATAAGGGCCTCGGCCTGGGCCTCGCGGTCAGCTACTCCGTGATCAAGAAACACGACGGTCTGCTCACCGTCGAGTCCGAGGTCGGCAAGGGAACGACCTTTCACATCTATCTGCCCGCGGCGGACAAGAGCTGA